In Scatophagus argus isolate fScaArg1 chromosome 3, fScaArg1.pri, whole genome shotgun sequence, one genomic interval encodes:
- the LOC124056407 gene encoding uncharacterized protein C6orf132 homolog — MKKGTLNFLGRKNQSLYDTNIKIKDMDNVELVLESSAIPESGTASVRARPTVKHHAFSGFDSFQGYAVPTPKVPLLPPVNGPKVNGSASGDSLCNGSVISVPDLVEGEIFVPPPPSMAPPPPPVTFIPPPPDFMDDLNGPDLEKLQPPSIPAPKLTSLTQSTAEKDLTILKRPSLPAPKPPSTCSSGSASPVSISPLTKVPEHPKFAPPPPPSERQQKTNKTPPPKPIRLSSISALDSPPQTPAPPPPVQTPTLSTFNPQNTAKLYNIPTTSILSGYEGHDIRPKQMLLLEDTGSVKSTPVLVQVDGKVPKVASPSKTISKDVQELKENLQITQPSPSPLPEQNKEAKTETVSAPLATDRPLQISHQTSPQLEKANSTWVNSETSKDKLQGSPCQSPKFSPLLDRKLRNLKSSETNGAREGPVASPLALLMAAKEREKQRSSQTLSQENSAKKNEQPSASIHPSESRPNSFIVIPRSSSSSSLTSQDIIQASSKPASPVELMQTIQTPQKSSRPALVKDQMPSTSLALNSVVASSRVTNLAREKQIPEQSPEESQTAQYEDNKEELCIPFLPPPPEFDDLDQIMGSPPSDPPPDPPTKKEPTQTGSLPPAQVPSPPPKPKPATAPKPLPADTDVKPKPQVQVKPKVATPQLPSSLSPSQSTLLSILQKKMLEMDHKMAPAKEAESTCDDWGSPLSDEDNKMPVVPKATTQNKTYPGVNKVATLDMQELEGKVVKKYQETSSVKVPTSNGQTSKHQHGMTFTVRPGTKQPITLVNKGEP, encoded by the exons ATGAAGAAGGGAACGCTGAACTTTTTGGGTCGGAAGAACCAGTCTCTTTACGACACCAATATCAAAATCAAGGACATGG ACAATGTGGAGCTGGTACTGGAGTCATCAGCGATCCCAGAGTCAGGAACCGCCAGTGTGCGAGCCAGACCCACTGTCAAGCACCATGCT TTCTCAGGTTTTGACAGTTTTCAAGGATATGCCGTCCCAACACCCAAAGTCCCCCTTCTCCCTCCTGTCAATGGTCCAAAGGTCAATGGCTCAG CCAGTGGAGATAGTTTGTGCAATGGATCCGTAATATCTGTGCCTGACCTTGTGGAGGGGGAAATAtttgttcctcctcctccttctatggcacctccaccccctccagTTACTTTTATCCCCCCTCCTCCAGACTTCATGGATGACCTTAATGGTCCAGACCTGGAAAAACTTCAGCCTCCTTCCATACCTGCTCCAAAACTCACTTCATTGACACAATCCACAGCGGAGAAGGACTTAACCATCTTAAAACGACCATCACTGCCCGCGCCAAAGCCTCCATCCACTTGCTCCAGTGGCTCTGCATCACCCGTATCCATTTCACCACTTACCAAAGTTCCTGAGCATCCAAAAtttgcaccaccaccacccccttcTGAAAGGCAACAGAAAACTAATAAGACACCACCCCCAAAACCCATTAGACTGTCCTCTATCTCCGCCCTAGACTCCCCACCACAGACTCCTGCCCCACCTCCCCCCGTGCAGACACCCACACTGTCCACTTTCAATCcccaaaacacagcaaagcttTACAATATTCCAACGACCTCAATTCTCAGTGGCTATGAGGGTCATGACATAAGACCCAAGCAAATGTTACTTCTGGAAGATACTGGGTCTGTCAAATCTACCCCAGTGCTTGTCCAGGTGGATGGGAAAGTCCCTAAGGTTGCTTCTCCATCAAAAACGATTTCCAAAGATGtgcaggagctgaaggagaACTTACAAATTACCCAGCCTTCTCCATCACCCCTGCCTGAGCAGAATAAGGAGGCTAAAACAGAGACAGTTTCAGCACCACTGGCAACAGACAGACCTCTTCAGATTTCACATCAGACGTCACCCCAGCTTGAGAAAGCGAACAGTACTTGGGTGAATTCAGAGACCAGCAAGGACAAACTTCAAGGATCTCCATGTCAAAGTCCTAAATTCAGTCCATTGTTAGATCGTAAACTACGCAACCTGAAAAGTAGTGAAACCAATGGGGCACGAGAGGGACCAGTAGCTTCCCCACTAGCTCTTTTAATGGcggcaaaagaaagagagaaacagagatcaTCTCAAACTCTGTCACAGGAAAACAGTGCCAAGAAGAATGAGCAGCCGAGTGCAAGCATTCACCCAAGTGAGTCAAGACCTAATTCCTTTATTGTTATCCCAAGGTCCAGCTCATCCTCTTCTTTAACATCTCAAGACATAATACAGGCGAGTTCAAAGCCTGCCAGTCCTGTGGAACTTATGCAAACAATTCAGACTCCACAAAAATCCAGCAGGCCTGCACTGGTCAAAGACCAGATGCCGTCTACCAGTCTGGCTCTCAATAGTGTTGTTGCATCCTCACGTGTGACCAACCTGGCTAGAGAAAAACAGATTCCAGAGCAAAGCCCAGAAGAATCTCAAACTGCACAGTATGAAGATAATAAAGAGGAGTTATGTATACCATTTCTCCCTCCACCACCAGAGTTTGATGATTTAGATCAGATAATGGGGTCCCCTCCTTCAGACCCTCCACCTGACCCTCCCACAAAGAAGGAACCAACACAAACTGGGAGCCTCCCTCCAGCTCAAgttccatctcctcctccaaaACCTAAACCTGCAACAGCTCCAAAACCCCTCCCTGCTGACACTGATGTCAAACCAAAGCCACAAGTCCAGGTAAAACCCAAGGTGGCCACTCCTCAGCTACCATCGTCTCTTTCCCCTAGTCAGTCCACACTCTTAAGTATCTTACAAAAGAAGATGTTGGAAATGGACCATAAAATGGCCCCTGCGAAGGAGGCAGAGTCCACTTGTGACGACTGGGGTTCTCCCTTGTCTGATGAGGACAACAAGATGCCTGTTGTCCCAAAAGCCACAACACAGAACAAGACTTACCCAGGGGTCAACAAAGTAGCAACCCTGGACATGCAGGAGCTGGAGGGAAAAGTGGTCAAAAAATATCAGGAGACGTCCTCAGTCAAAGTTCCCACGAG CAATGGACAGACGTCAAAACATCAGCATGGTATGACCTTCACAGTTCGGCCAGGAACCAAACAGCCGATTACTCTTGTTAATAAAGGGGAGCCTTAA
- the wdr77 gene encoding methylosome protein 50, with translation MKSAVDASMIKENRWNIPPNAPACMEKHLCSAQYRADGTLLLGASSLSGRSWQGSVWIYSDPAKAPNEELCKAGVQTEAGVTDVKWVSEKGVVVASDSGALEFWELAEDERLLLNRFTKYEHDHIVTTVSPVTGASSAVTGSMDCRIKVWDLSQETVVTTYSVHTQPINCVACSPTDESLFLSCGQDGRVLMWDTRKPNKPASRIDVESPRCSPTTVAWHPHHRSSIAFGDELGRVTVMDFLGTEPTRVEKVHSRRVNGLAFSTHGASMLASISDDCSLAVLNSELQEILRDRRHQDFVKGVCWLHGGSDTLTTVGWDHIVLHHTVGSSTGAPNSSSS, from the exons ATGAAAAGTGCAGTGGATGCTAGCATGATCAAGGAAAACCGGTGGAACATACCGCCCAATGCTCCAGCATGCATGGAGAAGCATCTGTGCTCGGCGCAATACAGAGCAG ATGGCACTCTGCTGCTTGGTGCCTCCAGCCTCAGTGGCAGGAGCTGGCAGGGATCCGTTTGGATCTACAGTGACCCTGCGAAGGCCCCCAATGAGGAACTCTGCAAAGCTGGTGTGCAGACTGAGGCTGGAGTCACAGATGTCAAATGGGTGTCAGAAAAgggtgttgttgttgcttcagACTCAG GTGCCTTGGAGTTCTGGGAACTGGCAGAGGATGAACGCCTGCTCCTGAATCGCTTCACTAAATACGAACACGACCACATTGTCACAACAGTGAGCCCGGTTACTGGAGCAAGCAGTGCTGTCACTGGTAGCATGGACTGTCG AATTAAAGTCTGGGATCTCAGTCAGGAGACGGTCGTCACTACCTACAGTG tgcacacacagcctATCAACTGTGTTGCATGCAGTCCTACAGACGagtctctcttcctctcgtGTGGTCAG GATGGTCGTGTGCTGATGTGGGACACGAGAAAGCCAAACAAACCTGCCTCTAGAATAG ATGTCGAGTCCCCCAGATGCTCCCCCACCACTGTAGCCTGGCACCCCCACCACAGGAGCAGCATTGCTTTTG GTGATGAGCTGGGCAGAGTGACTGTGATGGACTTCCTGGGCACAGAGCCGACCCGCGTGGAGAAAGTCCACAGCCGCAGAGTTAATGGGCTCGCCTTCTCTACACATGG TGCCTCCATGCTAGCCTCCATAAGTGATGATTGTTCCCTTGCTGTTTTGAACTCTGAACTGCAAGAAAT ACTTAGAGATCGGCGACACCAGGACTTTGTCAAAGGTGTGTGCTGGCTCCATGGTGGCTCTGACACTCTCACAACCGTAGGCTGGGATCACATTGTGCTTCATCATACAGTGGGTTCATCTACTGGAGCtcccaactcctcctcctcatag